The following proteins come from a genomic window of Balearica regulorum gibbericeps isolate bBalReg1 chromosome 9, bBalReg1.pri, whole genome shotgun sequence:
- the AMOTL2 gene encoding angiomotin-like protein 2: MRTAEDSNGTVLHRLIQEQLRYGNLTENRTLLAIQQQALRGGGGGAGSPRSSLESLSPEESQMVQQSTRQEPQGQEHHSDHVYLENNVYRLCQPQHKGEELPTYEEAKAHSQYYASQRGGQQAGGVSPGIRGENGPRGAESGARRPDEGLKDLKHGHVRSLSERLMRMSLERNGAKVQSPISTSHSYPQLSRHHQLAALRGQHPEGPEPRGPPPEYPYVIPSQDAYLAEPRPCSREGPGFQHPEIRVLPTHVPSAFLPPPGTLCPGMLGPAGVEALVSAQAVSAGSRLARADAVLRENERLQRENEKLRRELESCAEKASRIQKLESEIQRISEDYENLVKASSKREALEKAMRNKRDGEMRRLQDFNRDLKERLESANKQLASKTQESQESNQGSVAKLLAQSYEHQQEKEKLEREVSLLRSANEDQRRRAELLEQALGSAQARAAKAEAELRKKRAYVEKVERLQAALGQLQAACEKREQLELRLRTRLEQELKMLRAQQRQAGAAGGGTPELSAHTLSEQLREKEEKILALEADMTKWEQKYLEECTMRQFAMDAAATAAAQRDTTLISHSPRHSPNSSFNEDLLLASHKHQEMENRLKALHAQILEKDAVIKVLQQRSRRDPSKALQGSLRPAKSVPSVFAASAAPSWPGAAQGDRLAEGSSRGSTGKASAEGAAAPAALPLPSHAKHGSKDGSTQTDGAAESSGQGEGAGLLESSAAARAPDLSDMVEILI, encoded by the exons ATGAGGACGGCGGAAGACTCGAACGGGACGGTCCTGCACCGCCTGATCCAGGAGCAGCTGCGCTACGGGAACCTCACGGAGAACCGCACGCTGCTGGCCATCCAACAGCAGGCCCTgcgcggtggcggcggcggtgcCGGCAGTCCCCGTTCCTCCCTGGAGAGCCTCAGCCCGGAGGAGAGCCAAATGGTGCAGCAATCCACGCGGCAGGAGCCCCAGGGCCAGGAGCATCACTCCGACCACGTCTACTTGGAGAACAACGTCTAtcggctctgccagccccagcacaaGGGCGAGGAGCTCCCGACCTACGAGGAGGCCAAGGCGCATTCCCAGTACTACGCCTCGCAGCGGGGCGGGCAGCAAGCCGGAGGGGTCAGCCCGGGAATTCGGGGTGAAAATGGTCCTCGCGGGGCCGAGAGCGGCGCCCGACGCCCTGACGAGGGGCTGAAGGACCTGAAGCACGGCCACGTGCGGTCGCTGAGCGAGCGGCTGATGCGGATGTCGCTGGAGAGGAACGGGGCCAAGGTGCAGAGCCCCATCAGCACCTCCCACAGCTACCCCCAGCTCTCCCGCCACCACCAGCTCGCCGCCCTGCGAGGGCAGCACCCCGAGGGGCCGGAGCCGCGGGGACCCCCTCCGGAGTATCCCTACGTCATCCCATCCCAGGACGCTTACCTGGCCGAACCCCGACCCTGCTCCCGGGAAGGTCCTGGATTTCAGCACCCCGAAATCAG ggtGCTGCCCACCCACGTCCCCTCCGCTTTCCTGCCGCCGCCGGGCACCCTGTGCCCTGGGATGCTGGGTCCTGCCGGCGTGGAGGCACTGGTGAGCGCCCAGGCGGTCTCGGCCGGCAGCCGCCTGGCACGGGCGGACGCGGTCCTGCGGGAAAACGAGAGGCTCCAGCGGGAGAACGAGAAGCTGCGGCGGGAGCTGGAGAGCTGCGCCGAGAAGGCGAGCCGCATCCAGAAG CTGGAGAGCGAGATCCAGCGCATCTCGGAGGATTACGAAAACCTCGTCAAGGCGTCTTCCAAGCGGGAAGCCTTGGAGAAAGCCATGAGGAACAAGAGAGACGGCGAGATGCGGCGGCTCCAGGACTTCAACCGGGACCTGAAAG AGCGGTTGGAATCGGCGAACAAGCAGCTGGCCAGCAAGACCCAGGAGAGCCAGGAGAGCAACCAGGGCAGCGTGGCCAAACTCCTGGCACAGA GCTACGAGCAccagcaggagaaggagaagctgGAGCGGGAGGTCTCCCTGCTGCGCAGCGCCAACGAGGACCAGCGGCGacgggcagagctgctggagcaggcgCTGGGCAGCGCCCAGGCGCGGGCGGCCAAGGCGGAAGCCGAGCTGCGGAAGAAACGAGCCTACGTGGAGAAGGTGGagcggctgcaggcagccctgggccAGCTCCAGGCCGCCTGCGAGAAGCGGGAGCAGCTCGAGCTGCGGCTCCGCACCCgcctggagcaggagctgaagaTGCTGCGGGCTCAGCAG AGGCAGGCGGGCGCCGCGGGCGGGGGGACGCCGGAGCTGAGCGCCCACACGCTGTCCGAGCAgctgagggagaaggaggagaagatcCTGGCCCTGGAGGCTGACATGACCAAGTGGGAGCAGAAGTACCTGGAGGAGTGCACCATGCGGCAGTTCGCCATGGATGCCGCGGCCACCGCGGCCGCCCAGCGGGACACCACCCTCATCAGCCACTCTCCACGGCATTCCCCCAACAGCAGCTTCAACGAGGACCTCCTCCTGGCCAGCCACAAGCACCAGGAGATGGAGAACAG gtTAAAAGCCCTTCACGCCCAAATCCTGGAGAAGGACGCCGTCATCAAGGTCCTGCAGCAGCGCTCGCGGAGGGACCCCAGCAAAGCCCTCCAGGGCTCCCTGCGGCCAGCCAAGTCCGTGCCCTCCGTCTTCGCCGCTTCTGCCGCTCCGAGCTGGCCAGGGGCCGCCCAGGGTGACCGCCTGGCCGAGGGCAGCTCCCGGGGCAGCACAG GCAAAGCCAGCGCCGAAGGGGCGGCAGCGCCCgctgcccttcccctgccctcccacgCCAAGCACGGCAGCAAGGACGGCAGCACGCAGACGGACGGGGCGGCCGAGAGCAGCGGCCAGGGCGAGGGCGCCGGTTTGCTGG agagctCGGCCGCCGCCAGAGCCCCGGACCTGTCCGACATGGTGGAGATCCTGATTTAA